The DNA window ATGCGCTGATCCCGGATGATGTGGTGCCGGTCTACCCGCTGTACCACCATTACGACACCATCTTTATGTTGATGAACGCCACGTTTATGATCCTTAACCACGGTGCGGTGAATGGCCCTGTGATGGCGCAATCGCTGATGAAAGTGCTCCTGGCGTATATTGACAGTAATATTCTGCCGCAGCCCGATGGGCGTGCCGCTCGCCGCGGTGAAAGCCTGCCGGCCTGTATCAAAAACTATATCGATCTCAATTTCCACGAGCCAATCCGGCTGGAAACCCTGGCCCTGCGGTTTAATGTCAGCCCGTTTTATGTCTCACACGAGTTCAAAAAACGCTACGGTTATTCCCCGATGGACTACCTGATCAAGCGGCGCTTGGGCGAGGCGCAGTCACTGCTGACCACCGCCGAGGGGGGCCATGAAAAAATTACGTCGATTGCTTACCGCGTGGGTTTTAGCAACCTGAGCCACTTTCAGAATTATTTTAAGAACAAGGTAGGTAAAACGCCGGGGCAGTACCGCAAAGATTACCGCAAAGCCAATCTGCGGGCATGAGTCGGCGGCTGTTGGGCCGCCTTCAAGTTGCAGGTGCGTTGGCTTTATTACTCGGCCTCTCCTTGGGCCTCACCCCTTCGGGGCCAGCGTGAGCGCTGTTCAAAAACGCTTTTGCGTTTTTGTCCTGCAACTCGACTTATTTCGAGTATAGGTATTAAAAAAGGGCGATAGTTTCGCCCTTTTTTACGCCCTCGCTAGCACGGCCGTGCCGGCAACGCAATATCGTAAACTTGTGCGGGTCTTTTTGTGATATGAATCGATATTTCCCCGATTAAACACAGCAAGATAGATAAAGTTTTTCTACGCCGAAAAAAATAAAATTGAATCATCTTAGAAACGGCGAATGAATGCATTCCCCAGTGGAATAATTCCAGCACGTCATTTAATCCTTATTAAACAGGAGTGGAACACCATGTATAGCGTGGGTAAAGAGATAGCGTGGGCCATCGCGCCCATTGGCTGGCGCAATGATGATATTCCGGAAATAGGTAAGGAAAATACCTATAAGCAAATTTTAAGCGATGCACGCATCGCCGGTTTCTCCGGCACGGAGGTTGGCGGATGCTATCCACAGGATCCGAATGAATTAAATAAGGAACTGGCATTGCGGGAAATGAAAATTCCTGCCCAATGGTTCTCCTCGTATATTATTCGTGACGGGATAGCCGCGGCAAAGAAAGCATTTGAAAAGCATTGCGCATTTTTGGAAGCGGTCAATGCGGATGTGGCCGTGGTGTCGGAGCAGTCCTACAGTATTCAGGGCACGGATAAATGCGTTTATACGGAAAAACCGGACTTTAGTGATGACGAATGGGCTTTGCTGTGCCAGGGATTGAATGAACTGGGCAAAGTGGCGCAAATGCATCATCTCAAATTGGCCTACCACCACCATATGGGAACCGGGGTGCAAACGCTGGCGGAAGTGGATCGCCTGATGGCAGGGACTGATGCAAAATATGTACATCTGCTGTATGACACCGGCCATATTTATGTTTCCGACGGTGAAGTGATGCCGTTGTTGAAAAAGTATTTCGATCGCATTGCACACGTACATTTTAAAGATGTTCGTAATGAGCAACTGCAGGCTTGCCGCGCCAGCCATAAATCATTTCTTGGTTCTTTTTTAAATGGATTATTTACCGTCCCTGGCGACGGGGATATTAATTTTGAAGAAGTATTAGATTATTTGGTTGCACATCAATACCACGGATGGGTCGTTGTTGAAGCAGAGCAGGACCCAAAGGTTTATAACCCGCTCGAATATGCAATAAAAGGCCGTAAGCATATTAATGAATTACTGCGTAAATATCTTTAATTTAACATGAGGTATATCACCATGTCATTAAAAGCAGGTATTGTCGGTATTGGTAAAATCGGTTCCGATCATTTGAGAAGACTGGCCAATACGGTTTCCGGGGTGGATGTGGTTGCCGTCTGCGATATTGTTGAAGGCAGGGCCCAGGCGGCGTTGGATAGCATTGGCTTAAAGGCAAAAGACTATAAAAACTATCAGGATCTTATCCGGGATAACGATGTGGAAGTGGTGGTCATCACCGCTTCTAACGAAAGCCATGCCGATATTGCGGTTGCGGCGCTCAACGCCAATAAATATGTGTTTTGTGAAAAACCCCTGGCGGTGACCGCACAAGATTGCCTGCGCGTGATCGAAGCAGAGCGCAAGGCCGGCAAGCGTATGGTGCAGATTGGTTTTATGCGCCGTTACGACACCGGCTATGTTCAACTCAAGCAGATCATCGACAGCAATGAAATCGGGCTGCCGCTGATGGTGCATGGCCGCCATTACAACGCTAGCACGGTGCCGGAATATAAAACGCCGCAGGCGATCTATGAAACGCTGATCCATGAAATCGACGTGCTGCACTGGTTACTGGACGATGACTACAAGAACGTCAAAGTCTACTTCCCGCGGCAGTCAAGCCTGGTGACCAGCGATAATGGCAAACTGCGTGATCCGCAGGTGGTGGTGATGGAGACCACCAAAGGCGTCAATATCGTGGTGGAAGTGTTCGTCAATTCCCAGTATGGCTATGACATTCACTGCGATGTGACCGGCGAGAAGGGGATGGCGGAATTGCCTACCGTTGCCAGCGTGGCGGTGCGTAAAGGGGCCAAATACAGTACCGATATTCTGGTGGACTGGAAGCAGCGCTTTATCGAAGCTTACGATATCGAATTCCAGGATTTCTTCGATCGCCTTAACGCCAATCAGCCACCGGCCGGCCCGACCTCTTGGGATGGCTACCTGGCCGCCGTGACCGCCGACGCCTGCGTTAAATCACAGCAGACTGGTAATACCGAGCTGATCGAACTGCCGGAAAAACCCGCCTTTTACCAATAAACCTCAGGTAAGGATGGGCGCGATGCCCATCCTGTTTTCTTTGTTGTTAACCCGAGAACCCTTCCTATGAACGGCAGAATTATTACCTCTGACTTGCTAAACCAACGCTTCCTGGTTGAGCGGCCCGTGGCGTTTCGCCGCCGGGATAGTGACGGCCAGCAGACGATCAATGTCTTTCCACAGCACCCGCAGCAACGCATTGATGGGTTTGGCGGCAGCTTCACCGAAGGCGCCGGCGTGGTGTACAACGCCATGCCGCTGGCGCAAAAAACGCAGTTATTACAATGGTATTTCGGCCCGCAGAGCCATGGTTACAGCCTGGCGCGCATACCGATTCAAAGCTGTGATTTTTCACTGGGCAACTATGCCTATGCTGAATGCGCAGCGGACATTACGCAAGGGCGGCTGGCGTTCGAACGCGATCGGGCCAACCTGATGCCGTTGATTCGCGATGCGCTGGCCGTTAATCCTGCGCTGGTGTTGATGGCATCGCCCTGGAGCCCGCCGGCCTTTATGAAAACCAACGGTAGCATGAACGGCGGCGGCCAACTGCGGCGGGAAGAATATGGGCCGTGGGCGGAGATGATTGCACAGTACCTGCTGGAATATCGCCGCATGGGCATCGTGATCCGTTTGTTATCGGTGCAGAACGAGCCGGTGGCAGTCAAGCCGTGGGAGTCTTGCCTGTACAGCGTGGCGCAGGAAACCGAGTTTGCACTTCAGCATTTGCGCCCGGCACTGGCGCGCCACGGTTTGGATGATGTCGCGATCTATATCTGGGATCACGATAAGGATGGTTTGGTGGAGTGGGCGGAACAGGCCTTTGCCGATCCAGCCGCCCAGGCGGGGCTGGATGGACTGGCTTTCCACTGGTACACCGGCGACCACTTTTCCCAGATCCAACATCTTGCCCGGCGCTTCCCCGATAAAAAACTGCTGTTTTCCGAGGGGTGCGTGCCGATGGAAACGGGCGCCGGCAGCCAGGCCCGCCATGCCGCCACCTATCTGCACGACATGATCGGCAATTTCAAGGCGGGCTGCACCGGCTTTATCGACTGGAACCTGTTGCTGAACGGCGCCGGCGGGCCCAACCATCACGGCAATCTGTGCGAAGCGCCGCTGCAATATGATACGCAGACAGGCCAACTGCGGCGCAACCATTCTTATTACGCCATCGGCCATTTCAGCCGCTATGTGCACCCCGGTGCGCGCGTGGTGTTGTCGTCGGCTTACGATGCGGCGTTGGAAGAGGTGGCCTTCACTAATCCTGGCGGTGGACGCGTGCTGGTGATCTATAACCGCGATGAAAAAATACGCTCCTGCCGGGTGGTGGAGGGCGAATGGGAAACGGCGCTGCAGCTTGCCCCCGGCAGCGTATCCACACTGGTCTGGGCGAGTTAAAAGGAGGCGACCATGAAACTGGGGTTTAATCAGGCAACCTGTCTGGGGTGCTCGACGCTGGAGCAGGATATTCACCTGGCTGAAGCGTATGGCTATGACTATATTGAGATCCGCCTGGATATGTTGAGCGCTTATCTGGTGCAGCATTCGCTGGCCGAACTGGCGGCGTTTTTCGCGACCAGCCATCTGCAGCCCTATGGCTACAATTCGCTGGAAAACATCAATTTTTGTGATACGGCCATGTGGCAGGAAAAGCTCGATACGTTGGCTTTCGCATGCACCGCCGCAAGCAGCGTCGGCGGCGATTGTTTGGTGGTGGTGCCGACGATTTGTCCGGGGCAACGTTGGCCGCTTAAGGATGTGGTGCGCGATTCCGTCCGGCGCCTGAACGAACTTGCCGATTATGCCGATGAGTACGGCGTGCGTTTAGCCTTCGAGCCGATTGGCAGTGTCGGTTGCTGTGTCGGCAGCCTGCCGTTGGCGCTGGAAATTATCGACATTGTCGATCGCCCAAACGTTGGCCTGGTGGTTGATGCATTTAATCTGTATCTGCACGATCAATGGCGACAGCCGGCGCTATTGCGTCAGGTGCCGGTTGAGAAAATCTTCGTCTACCATATTGATGATGCGGATGATTTGCCGCTGGAAAGCCTGGACCACTGCCACCGCCTGTTTCCTGGCAACGGCGTTATTCCGTTGGCGGCGCTTAGCCGCGAACTGCAGGCGATGAACTATAACGGCATTTGTTCGCTGGAACTGTTTAATCCCGGTTATTGGCAGATGGCGGCGCGCGATGTTTTTGATATCGGCGCACGTAAAACCCGGCCCTTCCTTAACACCCCGCGTTAGTCGCCCTCCCTATGCGCCGCCGCAAACCGCCGCGGCGCTTGTATCCTTTGCCAACGCATCCATACGGTTATGTTCTGCGCAAGATCAATATAACGCTTTCGTTGCTGACTTTCGTTTAACGGGGCCGGGAGAGGAAGAGGCAGGAAAGCCGCTATCAGCACAAAAATGGCTGACGGCGGCCGGGGAACTAGCGTTGAGCGCCAGGGCGGAATTCCCGCCAGTAGCCAATCAGCGTTAGGTATTTTTGTTTCACTGCGGAAATGAGTTGTTCGTCGGTGATTTGCTGCGCCAGCCAGCGGCGCGATGGTTCAGCGAAGATGGTGCGCCCTACGGCAAACCCTTTCACCCAGGGGACATCCGCCGCGGCGGCAAAACCGGCCTTCAGTGTGCTTTCCGGCGCATCAAGGCCCAGAATCAGGATACCGCGGCAGTCGGGATCGTACTGGTCGATAAGCCGGGCAATGGCATGCCAGCTTTCCGCGCTTTGTGCCGGCAGTTTCCACCAGTCTGGCTGAATGCCCAGTTGGTAAAAGTGCTCGACAATTTGGGCATAGTAGCGCTCATCCTGGTCGGTGGCGTTTGCCGGCAGAATAATTTCCAGCAGCAGTTCATGGCCGGATTTGCAGCAGGCGTGGTAGACCTCATCGATCAAGGCTTCCTGCTGTTGGCGCAGATCGGCGTTATCCTGTGGGTGATAAAACAGCAGGCATTTCACCACGTGCTCCAGCGGCCAGTCGATCAGTTGCGAGCCGATATCGCCATGCTCCAGGCGCAGTGGGCGTGAACCTGGCAGCTCGATCGGGCGGCCGATCCACCATCCCTGGCCGGTTATTGCATTAAGCGCCGCCTGGCCGAAGGTGGTATCTGCCAAAATGCCGCTGTTATGCTTTAATCCTGCCTGGTCGGCAGCCTGCCGTGCAGCTGCCAGCAACAGCGCTTTCAGGCGCGGGATCGCCTGCTCGCTGGCGCCGACTTCATGCGCCATATCCACCAACTGCTTGCGGTGATCGAAAGCAAACACGCACAGCTCCGGCCACGCTTGCTTACGCGTGGTGACGCGGTGCAGGTGATTAAGACGCGGGTCTTTGTCGGGTTGGCGAATTGTGTGCTCGCGCAGCAGGTAATCGTCCAGCTCTTTTTTCGTCGGCATCGCCGGCGCACAGCCATGGCGTGATACCACCAGCGCCCCGCAGGCGTTGGCGTAGCGGCAGGCTTGCTCCCAGCCTTCATCGTTCATGTAACCACGTAGCAGGCAGGACATAAAAGCATCGCCGGCGCCGAGCACATTGAGCACTTCCACGCGCACCCCGCTGTGCAGTTTCACCTGTTGCCAGTTCGCCGGGATATCATCTTCAAATACTGAACACCCCAGTGCGCCACGTTTGCATACTAACGTGGCGCCGGTATGTTCCCGCACCCGGCGCAGGGCTGCCAGGGTATCGGTACTGCCGCCGGCGATGTGGAACTCCTCTTCGGTGCCGACAATCAGATCAAAATGGTGCAATACCTCTTGTAGCTGGCGGGTGACCTGTTCGGAAGCGATAT is part of the Gibbsiella quercinecans genome and encodes:
- a CDS encoding bifunctional 5-dehydro-2-deoxygluconokinase/5-dehydro-2-deoxyphosphogluconate aldolase, producing MNNVQKKLDVICLGRIAVDLYGQQIGSRLEDMGTFAKYLGGSSGNVAYGTAIQGLRSGMLARVGDEHMGRFIREELTRASVDTQYLIVDKQRLTALVLLGIKDQETFPLIFYRDNCADMALTPQDIDEDYIASARALAITGTHLSHQNTRAAVLTALEYAQKHGLRRALDIDYRPVLWGLTSLGDGETRYIASEQVTRQLQEVLHHFDLIVGTEEEFHIAGGSTDTLAALRRVREHTGATLVCKRGALGCSVFEDDIPANWQQVKLHSGVRVEVLNVLGAGDAFMSCLLRGYMNDEGWEQACRYANACGALVVSRHGCAPAMPTKKELDDYLLREHTIRQPDKDPRLNHLHRVTTRKQAWPELCVFAFDHRKQLVDMAHEVGASEQAIPRLKALLLAAARQAADQAGLKHNSGILADTTFGQAALNAITGQGWWIGRPIELPGSRPLRLEHGDIGSQLIDWPLEHVVKCLLFYHPQDNADLRQQQEALIDEVYHACCKSGHELLLEIILPANATDQDERYYAQIVEHFYQLGIQPDWWKLPAQSAESWHAIARLIDQYDPDCRGILILGLDAPESTLKAGFAAAADVPWVKGFAVGRTIFAEPSRRWLAQQITDEQLISAVKQKYLTLIGYWREFRPGAQR
- a CDS encoding helix-turn-helix transcriptional regulator, which gives rise to MAYASRVSENAGPFSRFMHMHPETVEIILITDGEGEYFIGNRTYPVRQGDLVIYNSQVVHDEYLEKDRPIGTICCGINNLSQPGLRLNALIPDDVVPVYPLYHHYDTIFMLMNATFMILNHGAVNGPVMAQSLMKVLLAYIDSNILPQPDGRAARRGESLPACIKNYIDLNFHEPIRLETLALRFNVSPFYVSHEFKKRYGYSPMDYLIKRRLGEAQSLLTTAEGGHEKITSIAYRVGFSNLSHFQNYFKNKVGKTPGQYRKDYRKANLRA
- a CDS encoding glycoside hydrolase family 30 protein; translation: MNGRIITSDLLNQRFLVERPVAFRRRDSDGQQTINVFPQHPQQRIDGFGGSFTEGAGVVYNAMPLAQKTQLLQWYFGPQSHGYSLARIPIQSCDFSLGNYAYAECAADITQGRLAFERDRANLMPLIRDALAVNPALVLMASPWSPPAFMKTNGSMNGGGQLRREEYGPWAEMIAQYLLEYRRMGIVIRLLSVQNEPVAVKPWESCLYSVAQETEFALQHLRPALARHGLDDVAIYIWDHDKDGLVEWAEQAFADPAAQAGLDGLAFHWYTGDHFSQIQHLARRFPDKKLLFSEGCVPMETGAGSQARHAATYLHDMIGNFKAGCTGFIDWNLLLNGAGGPNHHGNLCEAPLQYDTQTGQLRRNHSYYAIGHFSRYVHPGARVVLSSAYDAALEEVAFTNPGGGRVLVIYNRDEKIRSCRVVEGEWETALQLAPGSVSTLVWAS
- the iolG1 gene encoding inositol 2-dehydrogenase IolG1 produces the protein MSLKAGIVGIGKIGSDHLRRLANTVSGVDVVAVCDIVEGRAQAALDSIGLKAKDYKNYQDLIRDNDVEVVVITASNESHADIAVAALNANKYVFCEKPLAVTAQDCLRVIEAERKAGKRMVQIGFMRRYDTGYVQLKQIIDSNEIGLPLMVHGRHYNASTVPEYKTPQAIYETLIHEIDVLHWLLDDDYKNVKVYFPRQSSLVTSDNGKLRDPQVVVMETTKGVNIVVEVFVNSQYGYDIHCDVTGEKGMAELPTVASVAVRKGAKYSTDILVDWKQRFIEAYDIEFQDFFDRLNANQPPAGPTSWDGYLAAVTADACVKSQQTGNTELIELPEKPAFYQ
- a CDS encoding sugar phosphate isomerase/epimerase family protein, with protein sequence MKLGFNQATCLGCSTLEQDIHLAEAYGYDYIEIRLDMLSAYLVQHSLAELAAFFATSHLQPYGYNSLENINFCDTAMWQEKLDTLAFACTAASSVGGDCLVVVPTICPGQRWPLKDVVRDSVRRLNELADYADEYGVRLAFEPIGSVGCCVGSLPLALEIIDIVDRPNVGLVVDAFNLYLHDQWRQPALLRQVPVEKIFVYHIDDADDLPLESLDHCHRLFPGNGVIPLAALSRELQAMNYNGICSLELFNPGYWQMAARDVFDIGARKTRPFLNTPR
- the iolE gene encoding myo-inosose-2 dehydratase, whose protein sequence is MYSVGKEIAWAIAPIGWRNDDIPEIGKENTYKQILSDARIAGFSGTEVGGCYPQDPNELNKELALREMKIPAQWFSSYIIRDGIAAAKKAFEKHCAFLEAVNADVAVVSEQSYSIQGTDKCVYTEKPDFSDDEWALLCQGLNELGKVAQMHHLKLAYHHHMGTGVQTLAEVDRLMAGTDAKYVHLLYDTGHIYVSDGEVMPLLKKYFDRIAHVHFKDVRNEQLQACRASHKSFLGSFLNGLFTVPGDGDINFEEVLDYLVAHQYHGWVVVEAEQDPKVYNPLEYAIKGRKHINELLRKYL